The segment CCACCTTGATGAACGGTCGGTTTTTTCTTGATGAGTTATAGTGGATCGCCCGTGCGACCAGTTCTTTTCCGGTGCCGGTTTCTCCGATTATCAACACCGTCGTGTCTGTGGGACTTATCACTTTCAAGAGATTGTATATTTCGCGCATTCTTTTGTCTTTACCTATAATATTATGGAAACTGAATTTTATATTCAATTCTTCCCGCAGATGTTTAAAGGTTGAGAGGTCCCTGAATGTTTCAACCCCGCCGATGATTTCACCTTCTTCGTCGATCAATAGTGCAGTGCTCACACTTATCGGTACGATTTCACCGTGGGCGTTGATGATTTCTATCTCATAATCAGAGATCGGTTCTTTCGTCTCCATGGTTTTTCTCAAAGGGCAATTTTCATTGCACGTGGTGCTTTTCAGTATTTCATAGCAGTGTTTACCGAGAACCTCTGCGGCTTTGAAGCCGGTTATCCTCACGGCGGCGGGATTGAAACTGGTGATCCGCCATTCATTGTCAATGGTAAGCACTCCGTCATTGATCGAACTGAGGATCGCTGTGAGGCGTGCTGTTTCCTTGTATAATTCAGCACTCAACCTGTACATCTCTTCAAGGTCGCGGAAGTTGATGATTAAGCCGACGATGTCGCCTTTAATGTTTTTAAGTGCGGTTGCGTTTATCAATATATTTATTGTGTTCTCATCTGCATCTTTTATCTGACCCCTGAAATTCACCAGTGGTTCACCGGTCTTTAAAACTTTTGCCAGAAGGGAATCTTTGTTACATAATCTGCTTTTGAAGAGCCGGCTGTAGTCCTTGCCGATGACCTCGGCTGCATTATAGCCGGTTATGACTTCGGCTCCTCTGGAAAAGCTGATGATTTTGAAATCTTTATCGAGTGCGATGACGCCGTCGGAGAAGATTTCAGAAACGGCTTCCGCGGTGTTGTAACGTCGGATGTTCATCTTTATAAGATTAAATTGAGGATACCGCCGACGATAAGAGCCGAGATTATCATTATCGCAGCTGATTTGAACATATCGATAATCCCGAGTTCTTTCAGAAGCACGACGAAGGTCGCGACACAGGGGAAGTACATGGTGAGGAGGACGCTTGCGATGATCAGCTGCTTTAAACTGAGGGACAATGGAGCGAGCATACCTACGGCGATGTCTTTTCTTAAGAAACCGATCACCAATGCCGCGACCGCCTCAATCGGAAGTCCGAGAATATTGGTGACCACGGGTGCCGTTAATCTGCCGAGAAAATTGATTATCCCTAAGGAATAGAGGAAATTCACGATCAAAACTCCGAGAAGGACGAAAGGGATTGCATCCTGGAGAAACCATCTGATTCTCATCCACACTTTTTTTATCAGCCCCTTGATATAGGGGAGACGATAGGGTGGAATTTCCACGAAGATCTCCGGACTTTCTCCTTTGATGAAGATATTCATCAAAATGCCGGCGGCGAACCAGACGACAAAGAGCGTGAAGAAGACGGGAAGCAATCCTCTCACCCCGTATTTTCCGATCAATCCGAATATCATCGCGAGCTGAGCCATACAGGGAATGGTGATCGCCATCAAGGTGGCGGCGATGAATCGTTCTCTTTTTGATTCCAGTACCCGTGTTCCTAAAGCACCGGGCACATTGCACCCCAAACCGAGAAGCATGGGAACGATCGCCATACCGTGGAGCCCGACCGAGTGCATGAACTTATCCAGAAGCACTGCCAGACGCGGCAGATATCCTGAATCTTCCAGAAAACTGAGTACAAGATAGAAGGCAATTACATACGGAAGGACCGCGGCGAGCGGTACGAAGAGTCCGGTCGTCAACAGACCGAATGATTGACCGAAGTCGATCTTTCCATCGATGAGTTCACCGATGAGAACATCATGGATTATCCCCTGACCGCCGAGTATGTCGGAGAGTGCGGTCATCACAGGCAGCCATAGATATTCGAACAGCGGTTCAAAAAGGTACCTGATCAATCCTTCTCCGATATTGCGGATGATTATAAAGAGAAGGATCAATATAATAAAGGCGATGGGCAGTCCGGTCCAGGGATGGATCGTCAGGTCACTCAACCGCTCACCAAAGGTATGGTGTTTATGTTTGATCGTCTGCACCCGATTGATGATCTTGCCGATTTCGTGCCATCTCTCTTTATTCTGATATTGATAGGTGCCTTTTTTTGCTTCATTGAGACGGCTTACCAGTTCTTTAATCCCCTGACCTGTGATTGCGATCGTGGGGATGATCGGGACACCGAGAATTTTCTGGAGTTCTTCGATATCAACGGTGATACCGATATGTTTCGCCTCGTCCCACAGGTTCAGGGCGATTATTACGGGAATATCTTTTTTCAGAAGCTGGAGTGTCAGATTGAGATTCCGTTCGAGGTTCGTGGCGTCGATGACATTGATCACCAAACTCTCTTTTTCTTTGATCGCCTGTTCGAGCATCTTGACCGCCACCTTTTCGGCTGGAGAAGTGGGGGTGAGGCCGTATGTCCCCGGTACATCGATGACCTCGATCTTGTTTTCGCCCGAACCCAAACATCCTTTACAGAATTCGACGGTGGTTCCAGGATAGTTCGAAGCGACGACGCTGACGCCGGTCAGACGTGAGAAAATCACACTCTTGCCGACATTGGGGTTGCCGATCAACAAAATTTTTTTCATTTTCATTATTGTTCGATTTCCACGAGTACCCGGTGCGCCATCCCGAAACCGATGGCTACCTGGGTGTTGCCGGTGCGTACGA is part of the candidate division WOR-3 bacterium genome and harbors:
- a CDS encoding ferrous iron transporter B, with translation MKKILLIGNPNVGKSVIFSRLTGVSVVASNYPGTTVEFCKGCLGSGENKIEVIDVPGTYGLTPTSPAEKVAVKMLEQAIKEKESLVINVIDATNLERNLNLTLQLLKKDIPVIIALNLWDEAKHIGITVDIEELQKILGVPIIPTIAITGQGIKELVSRLNEAKKGTYQYQNKERWHEIGKIINRVQTIKHKHHTFGERLSDLTIHPWTGLPIAFIILILLFIIIRNIGEGLIRYLFEPLFEYLWLPVMTALSDILGGQGIIHDVLIGELIDGKIDFGQSFGLLTTGLFVPLAAVLPYVIAFYLVLSFLEDSGYLPRLAVLLDKFMHSVGLHGMAIVPMLLGLGCNVPGALGTRVLESKRERFIAATLMAITIPCMAQLAMIFGLIGKYGVRGLLPVFFTLFVVWFAAGILMNIFIKGESPEIFVEIPPYRLPYIKGLIKKVWMRIRWFLQDAIPFVLLGVLIVNFLYSLGIINFLGRLTAPVVTNILGLPIEAVAALVIGFLRKDIAVGMLAPLSLSLKQLIIASVLLTMYFPCVATFVVLLKELGIIDMFKSAAIMIISALIVGGILNLIL